In Synergistales bacterium, one genomic interval encodes:
- a CDS encoding hut operon positive regulator HutP, whose product GGVAGDLPQKITRSIVGAALNAGVVEKKRAEMHALMHAAMEAMNSFMVMSMLEASVGAKIAIVRNEGWIAVAVMGDTAYHAVAHHERCGLGVMHI is encoded by the coding sequence GGCGGTGTGGCGGGGGACCTCCCCCAAAAGATAACGCGATCCATTGTCGGGGCCGCCCTCAACGCAGGCGTTGTGGAAAAAAAGCGGGCGGAGATGCACGCCCTGATGCACGCCGCCATGGAAGCGATGAACAGTTTTATGGTCATGAGCATGCTGGAAGCGAGTGTGGGAGCAAAGATCGCGATCGTACGCAACGAAGGGTGGATCGCGGTGGCAGTCATGGGCGATACAGCCTATCATGCCGTCGCCCACCATGAACGCTGCGGCCTGGGCGTTATGCATATATGA